A single region of the Raphanus sativus cultivar WK10039 chromosome 1, ASM80110v3, whole genome shotgun sequence genome encodes:
- the LOC108856146 gene encoding uncharacterized protein LOC108856146, whose product MASSRLARFITEVAPPQFVTVMRRRTAKVLDTIKEEEREVGTDHSIFSSSLTSKISPFTSPCPSSSSSSSVSASASSRAGSTSFPVTENRSSFSVFKN is encoded by the coding sequence ATGGCGAGCTCACGACTAGCGAGATTCATAACGGAGGTTGCGCCACCGCAGTTTGTCACGGTGATGCGGCGAAGAACGGCGAAGGTTCTCGACACGATCAAGGAGGAAGAAAGAGAAGTTGGGACCGATCAttccatattttcttcttctttgacttCCAAAATCTCACCGTTTACTTCACcttgtccttcttcttcctcctcctcttctgttTCGGCTTCAGCTTCGTCACGTGCGGGTTCGACTAGTTTTCCGGTGACGGAAAATAGAAGCTCTTTTTCGGTTTTCAAGAACTGA